A region of Moorena producens PAL-8-15-08-1 DNA encodes the following proteins:
- a CDS encoding acyl carrier protein: MIENQTMTEEKLEQMLKEFITQELAYDQPDLVLTNDLKIIEQRVIDSMDIFRLVRFVEEEVGIFWEPEEFVLQNFETIDHIKAYVLRELASSV, from the coding sequence ATGATAGAAAACCAGACAATGACAGAAGAAAAGCTAGAACAAATGCTCAAAGAGTTCATCACTCAAGAGTTGGCTTATGACCAGCCTGACTTGGTTCTAACTAACGACTTAAAGATCATTGAACAACGGGTCATAGACTCAATGGATATCTTTCGGTTGGTTCGTTTTGTGGAAGAAGAAGTAGGAATTTTTTGGGAACCTGAAGAATTCGTTTTACAAAACTTTGAAACAATTGACCATATCAAAGCCTATGTACTCCGTGAATTAGCGTCATCAGTATAA
- a CDS encoding amino acid adenylation domain-containing protein: MSYLLHHLLISSARTHSNCVAVQQQERTITYRQLDEISNQLANTLKYVGVERGDRIGIYLDKSIEAVIAIFGILKVGATYVPLDPHAPIKRIAFIISNCQIKTLISTQQKINSLGNNSLEELQSLNSAILVDDEEQAKQWLGKTIKWSEVLQAPSSPPPEPNLVENDLGYILYTSGSTGTPKGVMISHRASLTFVNWAYETFQVTEEDRVSSHAPFHFDLSIFDIFTTIKAGATVILLSPALSVFPINLAKFIAAEKISIWYSVPSILTSLVLYGRLEKHSFPALRTILFAGEVFPIKYLRQLMEYIPQAGYYNLFGPTETNVCTYYQVPSLDVEITESLPIGKACANTEVFVLSETNELVTKGEIGELCVRGPGLMTGYWNLPEKSAKVLSPFTLHHWLGSEMIYHTGDLVKQAPDGNYIFLGRRDHMIKSRGYRIELGEIESVLYSHPAVDEVAVIPIPDNEIGNRIKAVVVTSSGEESVGVRDVSIQTLKSFCAERLPKYMVPDSFDFLNTLPKTSTGKIDKVKLSQEQ; this comes from the coding sequence ATGTCATATTTACTGCATCATCTACTAATCAGCAGTGCTCGAACCCATAGTAATTGTGTTGCTGTGCAGCAACAAGAGCGCACCATCACCTATCGTCAATTAGATGAGATTAGTAACCAATTGGCAAATACCTTGAAGTATGTAGGGGTAGAAAGGGGAGACCGAATTGGTATTTACCTTGATAAGTCAATTGAAGCTGTAATTGCTATCTTTGGCATACTGAAAGTTGGTGCTACCTATGTACCTTTAGATCCCCATGCACCCATCAAACGGATTGCCTTTATCATTAGCAACTGTCAGATCAAGACACTAATTTCAACTCAGCAAAAGATAAATAGTTTAGGAAACAATTCCCTAGAAGAGTTACAGAGTCTCAACAGTGCGATCCTTGTAGATGATGAAGAGCAAGCCAAGCAATGGTTGGGGAAAACAATTAAATGGTCAGAGGTTTTGCAAGCTCCTTCTAGTCCACCACCGGAGCCAAATCTGGTGGAAAACGATCTGGGTTATATCCTCTACACCTCTGGCTCCACCGGAACCCCAAAAGGGGTAATGATTAGCCATCGTGCATCTCTGACCTTTGTGAATTGGGCGTATGAGACATTTCAGGTCACTGAGGAAGATCGGGTTTCCAGTCATGCGCCATTTCATTTCGATCTTTCCATCTTTGATATTTTTACAACAATCAAAGCAGGAGCCACAGTTATTCTACTCTCACCTGCTTTATCGGTCTTTCCTATTAATCTAGCTAAATTCATCGCCGCAGAGAAGATTTCAATCTGGTATTCAGTACCCTCTATTCTTACCAGTTTGGTCTTGTATGGTCGCTTAGAAAAACATAGCTTCCCCGCCCTGAGAACTATTTTGTTTGCAGGAGAAGTTTTCCCCATCAAATATTTGCGTCAGTTGATGGAGTATATTCCCCAGGCTGGTTATTACAATCTCTTTGGTCCAACTGAGACAAATGTCTGTACCTACTACCAAGTTCCATCACTAGATGTTGAGATCACTGAATCCCTTCCCATTGGGAAAGCCTGTGCTAATACCGAAGTTTTTGTCTTGAGTGAAACTAATGAATTGGTTACGAAAGGTGAGATTGGTGAGCTTTGTGTCCGTGGACCTGGATTGATGACAGGTTACTGGAATTTGCCCGAAAAAAGTGCTAAAGTGCTTTCTCCCTTTACCTTACATCATTGGTTAGGGTCTGAAATGATCTACCATACAGGGGACTTGGTTAAACAAGCTCCAGACGGTAATTATATCTTTTTAGGTCGTCGCGATCACATGATTAAGAGTCGCGGCTACCGCATTGAATTAGGTGAAATAGAGAGCGTTTTGTACAGCCATCCTGCTGTGGATGAAGTTGCAGTTATTCCCATCCCCGACAATGAAATTGGTAACCGGATCAAGGCTGTGGTGGTAACCAGTAGTGGAGAGGAATCTGTAGGAGTGAGGGATGTCTCCATACAGACTTTAAAATCTTTTTGTGCAGAGCGGCTCCCCAAATATATGGTTCCCGATTCGTTCGATTTCCTTAATACCTTGCCTAAGACTTCAACTGGGAAAATAGACAAAGTTAAATTATCTCAAGAGCAGTAA
- a CDS encoding acyl-CoA dehydrogenase family protein: protein MDFAWNSQQIAFKKKVIRFAQQSLTSDLIKQDKEEIFNRDGWQKCCEFGIHGWPIPCRYGGQELDILTIACALQGLGYGCKDNGLIFGMNAHIWAGEMPLLTFGSEEQKEKYLPLLCREGWIASHAASEPQAGSDIYSLKTTAQKDGDKYILNGHKHYVTNGTVADLFIIFANVDPSLGKEGLTAFIIEKDTPGLVVQKTTSTMGVRTAQVAELKLENCEVSASHRLGKEGAGLAIFNHSMEWERGFILASAVGTMERLLEQSIRYARTHKQFGQAIGKFQLVANKLVDMKLRLESAKAHLYKVAWMKEHQKMALMEASIANLYISEAWVNSALEAIEVHGAYGYLTNTELERELRDAIGSKFYSGTSEIQRVVIGKFLGL from the coding sequence ATGGATTTTGCTTGGAACAGTCAACAAATTGCATTTAAAAAAAAGGTCATTCGATTTGCCCAACAGTCATTGACCTCTGATCTGATCAAACAGGACAAAGAGGAAATATTTAATCGTGATGGGTGGCAAAAGTGCTGCGAGTTTGGTATTCACGGGTGGCCTATCCCTTGTCGTTATGGTGGACAGGAACTGGATATCCTCACCATTGCTTGTGCTTTACAAGGATTAGGATATGGCTGCAAGGATAACGGATTGATATTTGGAATGAATGCCCATATCTGGGCTGGGGAAATGCCTCTCCTGACCTTTGGGAGTGAAGAACAAAAGGAAAAGTATCTCCCCTTACTGTGTCGAGAGGGGTGGATTGCATCCCATGCAGCCAGCGAACCACAAGCAGGGTCTGATATCTATAGTCTCAAAACCACGGCTCAAAAAGATGGAGATAAATACATTCTCAACGGGCATAAACATTATGTGACCAATGGAACCGTTGCAGACCTGTTCATCATTTTTGCTAATGTAGATCCGTCTCTTGGGAAAGAAGGGTTGACAGCTTTCATAATAGAAAAAGATACCCCTGGTCTGGTTGTCCAAAAGACTACGTCTACGATGGGAGTACGTACCGCTCAAGTAGCGGAATTGAAGTTAGAAAATTGTGAAGTATCAGCCAGTCATCGATTAGGTAAAGAAGGGGCGGGCTTAGCCATATTCAACCACAGTATGGAGTGGGAGCGGGGATTTATTCTCGCCTCTGCTGTGGGAACTATGGAACGGTTATTGGAGCAGTCTATTCGTTACGCTAGAACCCACAAGCAGTTTGGTCAAGCAATTGGGAAATTCCAATTAGTTGCCAATAAGTTAGTGGATATGAAATTGCGATTGGAGAGCGCCAAAGCCCACTTGTATAAGGTAGCTTGGATGAAAGAGCATCAGAAAATGGCTCTAATGGAAGCTTCTATAGCTAACCTGTACATTAGTGAAGCTTGGGTTAATTCAGCTCTCGAAGCTATCGAGGTTCATGGTGCATACGGCTATTTAACCAATACAGAGTTAGAACGAGAGCTGCGGGATGCTATTGGTAGTAAGTTCTACTCCGGTACCTCTGAAATTCAGCGAGTAGTTATAGGCAAATTCTTAGGGTTGTAA
- a CDS encoding choice-of-anchor E domain-containing protein — protein MTSLFNYLKKIPNHSSDSPRASEVNSDPQPKGFNLMGVTNLAKATLPILVTGSALLVSTPTQVAGQVGIDASLATGPRPYSLRYSADVPGNMVAIGNASLICDRTNASCSNGLATGNVGNNGGGLAMQMLDSDSDPSTFNSSSANLTLPAGANVLFAGLYWGGTSDGATTPAPDASKRNEALLATPEGGYQTVTADTFTSIDNSATNGWDVYSSFADVTSLVQGAGSGTYTLANVQASTGTGFTYPNAGWSLIVVYEDPSEPRRNMTVFDGYDFSGFNTGNTQTLTGLRTPPTPGFDVFMGAFAGDGEPDVTGDTLSINNTPVSDAVNPSNNFYNGTISQYGSHVTSRTPNDPYNMVVDIDLLDLTAWNQANNVIPTNATSVDLNLSTSGDGIWPMAYFFGVEVFEPNLVTQFEKSTPQTSYQNGDTIAYSISVTNTGNDNAVNTVITDVVPTGTTFVPGSLKINGVTKTDGATDEAEFDGTNVIFRVGTGANTTQGGQLNINETVTMSFEVTVTAAAGETVCNQASIDYEGQASGNQASGTSDDPNTATFGDCTEITVTPPTTSLDYGDAPDTTASTGNGDYQTLSANSGPSHTIDNTTYLGAGVSADTDGFGDGTDNNNNATDDNDDGVQINSATLQGQSLTAGDNVTLDITTAGTGVLNAWIDWNADGDFDDSGEQIATDVSPTGNAIALNVTVPAGATVGNTYARFRYSSDTGLSPTGPASDGEVEDYQIAIAPSTPTTASVGDKVWEDLDGDGIQDAGEPGIPNALVNIYKSDNTLVDATFTDSNGNYSLTNLEPGDYIIEFTSPAVGYNFTSQDAGDDTLDSDADPITGRTATFTLAAGDNNTSIDAGLTLKTNTIVACDIIPRQATNWTETLNVQKFDSAMGSLAKVELTLSTLIEQQLIYENTGDQPKTITVNQEGEVSVSLPDTNANFTRNYNQSTDFNLPAYDGNLDFGGTSGGTTPTSLAYETHTEEYTNLADFISSSSPVETVSIGVNTTSAASFINSDNASTGSTSEATAGLCVTYTYSLIPEEPSPEAGNIVINEVLYAQTGTSAEANDEFIELYNSSDNAVDISNWRLADSNLIFNSTDNTGNITGDAANPAYIFPNNTTLQPGEYAVIWIGNNTSDHQAADAAFQDWLGNAAKLNNAGEDIWLYDDELKIVDYIAYGSNNAINTPPSAELNLWDDTYQRDLDGASTGQSISLTPNGEDGNTSACWEHTLSNDADGRCPEFLETRDTDTVSVRQTSVGVYNNILPNVILVKRITAIKPKDTNQWIELPESGSPFIDGIDGGSSENNVNSERAADDNDPNWPNPDVYLRGLINSGQVMPGDELEYTVYFLSNGSNNAKNLRICDRVPGETTFISDSFNATAGFPSSDVGIAMFQSTSALASGGPAEPNIYLTNIPDSDRGRYYGPGTSVPAGCNVTFNQNGVVVVEVGDVPNADSPGNPPNSYGFIRFRALVK, from the coding sequence ATGACGTCTTTATTCAATTATCTTAAAAAAATCCCAAACCATTCCTCAGACTCTCCTCGGGCATCTGAGGTAAATTCTGATCCACAGCCTAAAGGCTTTAACCTGATGGGGGTAACTAACCTAGCTAAAGCTACCTTGCCTATCCTGGTGACAGGTTCTGCTTTGCTGGTGTCTACTCCTACTCAAGTAGCAGGGCAGGTTGGTATCGATGCGTCACTCGCCACAGGGCCAAGGCCATATAGTTTGCGTTACAGCGCGGACGTGCCCGGTAATATGGTGGCGATTGGTAATGCCTCATTGATTTGCGATCGCACCAATGCATCCTGCTCAAATGGACTAGCCACCGGCAATGTTGGCAACAACGGGGGTGGTCTGGCAATGCAGATGCTAGATTCCGATAGCGATCCCAGTACCTTTAACTCTAGCTCTGCCAATTTAACCCTGCCTGCGGGTGCCAATGTGTTGTTTGCAGGTCTTTACTGGGGGGGCACCTCTGACGGTGCCACCACGCCTGCACCGGATGCCAGTAAGCGAAATGAAGCTTTGTTAGCTACGCCAGAGGGAGGCTATCAGACCGTTACGGCAGATACGTTCACCAGTATTGATAACTCTGCAACAAACGGCTGGGATGTATACAGCTCCTTCGCGGATGTGACAAGTTTGGTGCAAGGGGCTGGGAGTGGTACCTATACCCTAGCGAATGTACAGGCAAGTACAGGCACAGGATTTACCTATCCCAATGCTGGTTGGTCATTAATCGTGGTGTACGAAGATCCAAGTGAGCCCCGACGGAATATGACTGTTTTCGACGGGTACGACTTCTCAGGGTTCAATACCGGCAATACCCAAACCTTAACTGGGCTAAGGACGCCGCCCACACCAGGCTTTGATGTCTTTATGGGTGCATTCGCGGGGGATGGCGAGCCGGATGTGACCGGGGATACACTGTCGATTAATAATACTCCGGTGTCCGACGCCGTGAACCCATCAAATAACTTTTATAACGGCACAATTTCTCAGTATGGCTCCCATGTCACGAGTCGTACTCCTAATGATCCCTACAACATGGTTGTGGATATTGATCTTCTGGATCTGACGGCTTGGAACCAAGCCAACAACGTCATTCCGACCAATGCAACCAGTGTTGATTTGAACCTATCTACGTCAGGTGATGGCATCTGGCCAATGGCCTACTTCTTTGGGGTGGAGGTGTTTGAACCGAATCTGGTCACCCAGTTTGAGAAGAGCACGCCCCAAACAAGTTATCAGAATGGGGATACGATTGCTTATAGCATTAGTGTTACGAATACAGGGAATGATAACGCGGTTAACACAGTGATTACGGATGTAGTTCCCACAGGAACAACCTTTGTACCCGGATCGTTGAAGATTAATGGAGTGACTAAAACCGATGGTGCTACTGATGAAGCTGAGTTTGATGGCACCAACGTTATCTTTCGTGTAGGTACGGGGGCAAACACTACCCAGGGGGGGCAGTTAAACATTAACGAGACGGTGACTATGTCCTTTGAGGTCACTGTTACAGCTGCGGCTGGGGAAACGGTTTGTAACCAGGCTTCAATTGACTATGAAGGGCAAGCCAGTGGCAATCAGGCATCGGGGACGTCGGATGACCCAAATACAGCGACATTTGGTGACTGTACTGAAATTACAGTAACGCCTCCTACAACCAGTCTTGACTATGGTGATGCTCCTGATACTACCGCCAGCACTGGCAATGGGGATTACCAAACCTTATCCGCTAATAGTGGTCCTAGCCATACCATTGACAATACTACCTATTTAGGGGCAGGAGTAAGCGCTGATACCGATGGCTTTGGAGATGGCACGGATAATAACAATAACGCTACCGATGATAACGATGATGGGGTTCAAATCAATAGCGCTACTCTCCAGGGACAAAGTCTAACCGCTGGGGATAATGTCACTTTAGATATCACTACCGCAGGCACTGGAGTACTCAATGCCTGGATTGACTGGAATGCTGATGGTGACTTTGATGATAGTGGTGAGCAAATTGCTACCGATGTTAGTCCCACTGGAAATGCGATCGCATTAAATGTCACTGTTCCAGCTGGAGCTACCGTTGGTAATACTTATGCCCGTTTCCGGTATAGTTCTGATACTGGCCTTAGTCCTACTGGTCCAGCCAGTGATGGTGAAGTAGAGGATTATCAAATTGCGATCGCCCCCTCTACACCAACGACTGCCTCTGTAGGGGATAAAGTCTGGGAAGACCTAGATGGTGATGGTATCCAAGATGCTGGAGAGCCTGGAATTCCCAACGCCCTAGTCAATATCTACAAATCTGACAACACCTTGGTTGATGCCACCTTTACAGATAGCAATGGTAACTACAGTTTAACGAACCTTGAGCCAGGGGATTACATCATTGAATTCACCTCCCCTGCTGTTGGCTATAACTTCACTAGCCAAGATGCTGGGGATGATACCCTAGACAGTGATGCGGATCCAATCACAGGTCGCACCGCTACCTTTACCTTGGCTGCGGGAGATAACAATACCAGTATTGATGCTGGACTTACCCTCAAAACCAACACTATTGTCGCTTGCGATATCATACCACGCCAAGCTACTAATTGGACTGAAACCCTAAACGTACAAAAATTTGACTCTGCTATGGGTAGCTTGGCAAAGGTGGAGCTAACTCTGAGTACCCTGATTGAACAACAGTTAATCTACGAGAATACCGGAGACCAGCCAAAAACAATAACCGTTAACCAGGAGGGAGAAGTCAGTGTTTCCTTGCCTGATACTAACGCCAACTTCACCAGAAATTACAACCAATCCACCGACTTCAATCTACCAGCCTATGATGGGAATCTTGACTTTGGCGGCACTTCCGGTGGAACGACTCCTACGAGTCTTGCCTATGAAACCCATACCGAGGAGTACACTAACCTAGCTGATTTCATTAGCTCGTCATCACCAGTGGAAACTGTCAGTATCGGGGTGAATACTACCTCTGCAGCTAGTTTTATTAACTCTGATAATGCTTCCACTGGCTCTACTAGCGAGGCAACTGCCGGATTGTGTGTGACCTACACCTACAGCTTAATTCCGGAAGAACCTTCACCGGAAGCCGGAAATATCGTTATCAACGAAGTCCTCTATGCCCAAACTGGCACCAGTGCTGAGGCTAATGATGAATTCATCGAACTCTATAACTCTTCCGATAATGCTGTAGATATTAGTAACTGGAGGCTAGCCGATAGCAATCTGATTTTTAACAGTACTGATAATACTGGCAACATTACTGGTGATGCTGCTAATCCCGCCTATATCTTCCCCAACAACACCACTCTGCAACCAGGAGAATACGCTGTTATTTGGATTGGTAACAATACATCAGACCATCAAGCTGCCGATGCTGCATTCCAGGATTGGTTAGGAAACGCAGCCAAACTCAACAATGCCGGAGAAGATATTTGGCTGTATGACGACGAACTCAAGATTGTAGACTACATTGCTTATGGCTCGAATAACGCCATCAATACTCCTCCGTCCGCTGAATTGAATCTGTGGGATGACACCTACCAACGAGACTTAGATGGGGCAAGCACTGGTCAATCCATTAGTCTCACCCCCAATGGAGAAGACGGAAATACCAGTGCTTGCTGGGAGCATACCCTTAGTAATGATGCCGATGGCCGTTGTCCTGAATTCCTGGAAACCCGGGATACAGATACGGTTAGTGTACGGCAAACTAGTGTTGGAGTTTATAACAATATCTTGCCCAATGTGATTCTGGTCAAGCGGATTACTGCTATTAAACCCAAAGATACCAACCAGTGGATAGAGCTACCGGAATCCGGTTCACCCTTTATCGATGGCATTGATGGTGGCAGTTCTGAGAATAACGTTAATTCGGAGCGTGCTGCCGATGACAATGACCCCAACTGGCCGAATCCTGATGTTTATCTGCGGGGATTAATTAACTCTGGCCAAGTCATGCCAGGGGATGAGTTAGAGTATACTGTTTACTTCCTCTCCAATGGCAGCAACAATGCTAAAAACCTGCGCATCTGCGACCGAGTGCCTGGAGAAACTACCTTTATTTCAGACTCATTTAATGCCACTGCTGGCTTCCCCAGTAGTGATGTCGGGATTGCCATGTTCCAGAGCACCAGTGCCCTAGCCTCAGGTGGTCCAGCTGAACCGAACATCTATCTTACTAATATTCCCGATAGCGATCGCGGTCGGTATTACGGGCCAGGAACCTCGGTGCCAGCCGGATGTAATGTCACCTTCAATCAGAATGGAGTAGTAGTAGTGGAAGTTGGGGATGTGCCAAACGCTGATTCACCAGGAAACCCACCCAATTCCTATGGATTTATTCGTTTCCGGGCTTTAGTGAAATAA
- a CDS encoding Npun_F5560 family protein has product MVRQIETLSRSALQTEVSHLREELQLRDQLVQQLSQELFRLVKGNANFKPPQEVSERHKAQMVVLREQLHDVEQQVEFYQQQIATRDTEIKQLRDSVEELTERSRQLEQVVQELPKIYHQKFSERMAPVKEKVTMLQRENRQLHAELQSVSYRLAVRSRNITRVDLPSFNRQNASPIPTFGSV; this is encoded by the coding sequence ATGGTGAGGCAGATTGAAACCCTATCGAGATCAGCTCTGCAAACGGAAGTATCTCACTTACGGGAAGAGTTACAGCTTAGAGACCAGTTAGTGCAGCAGCTGTCTCAAGAACTATTCCGCTTGGTGAAGGGTAATGCTAATTTCAAACCTCCCCAAGAGGTGTCTGAGCGCCATAAGGCTCAGATGGTGGTCTTGCGAGAACAGTTGCACGATGTCGAGCAGCAGGTGGAATTTTATCAACAGCAAATTGCCACCCGTGACACGGAAATTAAGCAATTGCGGGATTCCGTAGAAGAATTAACCGAGCGCTCCCGTCAGCTAGAACAAGTTGTACAAGAGCTACCAAAAATTTATCACCAGAAGTTTTCTGAACGGATGGCACCAGTCAAAGAGAAGGTGACCATGTTACAGCGGGAAAACCGACAACTCCACGCAGAACTCCAGAGTGTCAGTTACCGACTAGCTGTTAGAAGCCGCAATATCACCCGGGTTGATCTACCGAGCTTCAATCGTCAGAATGCTAGTCCAATCCCAACCTTTGGTAGTGTGTAA
- a CDS encoding RNA-guided endonuclease InsQ/TnpB family protein, with protein MIVLEFKVKGNKTQYAAIDDAIRTGQFVRNKCLRYWMDNKGVGQKDLYRHNTWLRSEFSFVKDLNSHACQASVERAYNSISRFYSNCKKQIPGKKGYPKFKKFSRSVEYKTSGWKVSQDKKSISFIDNKGIGRLKLKGTWDLWHYDQKLIKRVRLVRRADGYYVQFCVKVDVHEPLGPSHTNIGLDVGLKEFYTDSKGRTEPNPRFYRKGEKRLKFYQRRVSRKKKGSSNRRKARNRLGRVHLNISRQREEHAKRLARCVIHSNDVVAYEDLRIKNLVKNHCLAKSINDAGWYQFRKWLEHFGQKFGRQTVAVNPAYTSQNCSNCGEVVKKSLSTRTHTCECGCELDRDHNAAINILKRALGTVGHTGTWIDRRSRYANVDPNALGESASTLPDSGLEEPRWLVE; from the coding sequence ATGATAGTTTTAGAGTTTAAGGTCAAAGGGAATAAAACTCAATATGCCGCCATTGATGATGCGATAAGGACGGGTCAATTTGTACGCAACAAGTGCCTCCGGTATTGGATGGACAATAAAGGCGTAGGACAAAAAGATCTTTATCGCCATAACACATGGCTTAGATCTGAGTTTTCTTTTGTCAAAGATCTAAACTCTCATGCCTGTCAAGCTTCTGTGGAACGAGCTTACAATTCAATTTCTAGGTTTTACAGTAACTGTAAAAAACAAATCCCTGGGAAAAAGGGTTATCCTAAGTTTAAGAAGTTTTCTAGATCGGTTGAGTATAAAACATCTGGCTGGAAGGTTTCTCAAGATAAAAAGTCGATTTCGTTCATTGACAATAAAGGAATAGGCAGGCTCAAACTTAAGGGAACTTGGGATTTATGGCATTACGACCAAAAACTGATAAAACGAGTTAGATTGGTTCGACGCGCAGATGGATACTATGTTCAGTTTTGTGTAAAAGTTGATGTTCATGAACCTTTAGGCCCAAGCCATACAAATATTGGATTAGATGTAGGGTTAAAAGAGTTCTACACAGACTCAAAAGGAAGGACAGAACCAAACCCAAGATTTTATCGCAAAGGCGAGAAACGGTTGAAATTTTATCAGCGTCGAGTTTCTCGCAAGAAAAAAGGCTCATCTAACCGAAGAAAAGCCAGAAATAGATTGGGCAGGGTACACCTCAATATAAGTAGGCAGCGTGAAGAACATGCCAAGAGACTGGCACGTTGCGTAATCCACTCTAACGATGTGGTCGCTTACGAAGATTTGAGGATAAAAAATCTAGTCAAAAATCATTGTCTTGCTAAATCTATTAATGATGCAGGTTGGTATCAATTTAGAAAGTGGTTAGAGCATTTTGGGCAAAAATTTGGCAGACAAACAGTGGCAGTTAATCCTGCCTACACTAGCCAAAATTGTTCAAATTGTGGCGAAGTTGTCAAGAAGTCTTTATCCACCAGAACCCATACCTGTGAGTGTGGGTGTGAATTAGACCGAGATCATAACGCTGCCATTAATATTCTAAAAAGAGCCTTGGGTACGGTAGGGCATACCGGAACCTGGATTGACCGTAGGTCACGCTACGCGAACGTTGATCCAAACGCTTTAGGAGAATCGGCCTCTACTCTTCCTGATTCCGGTCTGGAAGAGCCACGCTGGCTCGTTGAGTAA